Proteins from one Fragaria vesca subsp. vesca linkage group LG6, FraVesHawaii_1.0, whole genome shotgun sequence genomic window:
- the LOC101313132 gene encoding phosphatidate phosphatase LPIN3-like translates to MNVVGKVGSLISQGVYSVATPFHPFGGAVDVIVVQQQDGTFRSTPWYVRFGKFQGVLKGAEKVVRINVNGIDANFHMYLDNSGEAYFIREVDPSKGSEANGADPDNLKREDGDGQNAERAESDVDRKFYEFQDDQSSLEGSAELSEYGSSRYDNFDTDLLGESQTLSPEVILVSVDGHVLTAPISASEQNAENLQLDTPRFNLGPGEETDFCEGNEELSSGENAWAADYISKLDAPRTSVAASKVRSIQNNNNDTGLQIEVCEGKEEQAYQAQETQKTSSPDRDLQMHSDSEDVIANKAELSGSCLELTELGERAGKNDVEDEDSTEQSQQTLDAGIVELKKNNELSASCGSDLPDNNMSPDLQVGNDSGLASEASVDSTSMYSVSNDIERKDEQMGADSSSVQSVSFDFERKDEQISAHSVSNGLERKEEEISNDSVSEHSVSNALAEVNGTETGQERGETGDECSKSELIEPGTASTSEITQDYSSTRFEISLCRNELRAGMGMTAAAEAFDAHHVSAEDFKASASAIIKNENLIIRFKDRYFSWEKAAPVVLGMAAFGLDLPLESKDAIPVEQDDTEKPSTPSGRRWRLWAIPFRRVKTLEHTSSNSSNEEEFVDSESSLHNSQVEATPESPQKQFVRTNIPTTEQIASLNLKDGQNVITFSFSTRVLGTQQVDAHIYLWKWNARIVISDVDGTITKSDVLGQFMPLVGKDWTQSGVARLFSAIKENGYQLLFLSARAIIQAYLTRSFLNNLKQDGKALPSGPVVISPDGLFPSLFREVVRRAPHEFKIACLEDIKKLFPQDYNPFYAGFGNRDTDELSYRKIGIPKGKIFIINPKGEVAISHHRAGDVKSYTSLHTLVNDMFPPTSLVEQEDFNSWNYWKLPLPEVDL, encoded by the exons ATGAATGTGGTTGGCAAAGTTGGGAGCCTAATTTCCCAAGGTGTTTACTCTGTTGCCACCCCCTTTCATCCTTTCGGCGGGGCAGTTGATGTCATTGTTGTTCAGCAGCAAGATGGGACGTTCCGAAGTACACCTTGGTATGTTCGGTTTGGAAAATTTCAGGGTGTTTTGAAAGGTGCGGAGAAGGTTGTTCGGATAAATGTGAATGGCATCGATGCCAACTTCCATATGTATCTTGATAACTCGGGTGAGGCTTACTTTATAAGGGAGGTTGATCCTAGCAAAGGAAGTGAGGCGAATGGGGCTGATCCGGATAATTTAAAACGAGAAGATGGAGATGGCCAGAATGCAG AGAGGGCGGAATCTGATGTTGATCGGAAGTTTTATGAATTTCAAGATGATCAATCTTCTCTAGAAGGTTCAGCTGAGTTATCAGAGTATGGGTCGTCTCGATATGATAATTTTGATACTGATCTTCTTGGGGAATCACAGACTTTAAGCCCAGAAGTTATATTGGTGAGTGTGGATGGTCATGTATTGACTGCCCCCATCTCAGCATCAGAACAGAATGCAGAGAATTTGCAATTAGACACGCCTCGGTTTAATCTGGGCCCCGGTGAAGAGACTGACTTCTGTGAAGGAAATGAGGAGTTGAGTTCGGGAGAGAATGCTTGGGCCGCTGATTATATTAGTAAGCTGGATGCACCTAGAACTAGTGTTGCAGCCAGTAAAGTTCGCAGCATTCAAAATAATAATAATGATACTGGTCTCCAAATTGAAGTTTGTGAAGGAAAAGAAGAACAGGCCTATCAAGCTCAAGAAACTCAAAAGACTTCAAGCCCGGACAGGGATCTTCAGATGCATAGTGATTCAGAAGATGTAATTGCTAATAAGGCAGAGCTTTCTGGGAGCTGCTTGGAGCTAACAGAGCTGGGCGAACGTGCTGGTAAAAATGATGTTGAAGATGAGGATTCAACAGAACAGTCTCAACAGACTCTGGATGCTGGTATTGTCGAACTAAAAAAGAACAATGAGTTGTCTGCTTCCTGTGGTTCTGATTTACCTGACAACAATATGTCTCCAGATTTACAAGTTGGAAATGATTCAGGACTTGCATCTGAGGCTAGTGTTGACAGCACTTCAATGTATTCTGTCAGCAATGATATAGAAAGGAAGGATGAACAAATGGGTGCTGACAGCAGTTCTGTTCAGTCTGTCAGCTTTGATTTTGAAAGGAAGGATGAACAAATTTCCGCACATTCTGTCAGCAATGGTTTAGAACGGAAGGAAGAAGAAATCAGTAATGACAGTGTATCTGAACATTCTGTCAGCAATGCATTGGCAGAAGTTAATGGGACAGAGACTGGGCAAGAAAGAGGTGAAACCGGAGATGAATGCAGTAAAAGTGAGTTGATAGAACCAGGAACAGCATCTACCAGTGAAATAACACAAGATTATTCAAGTACTA GGTTTGAGATCTCACTGTGTAGGAATGAACTTCGGGCGGGTATGGGCATGACTGCTGCTGCTGAAGCCTTTGATGCCCATCATGTTTCTGCAGAGGATTTCAAAGCTTCTGCTTCAGCAATTATAAAAAATGAAAACCTGATCATCAGATTTAAAGATAGATACTTTTCATGGGAGAAAGCAGCTCCTGTTGTTCTCGGAATGGCTGCATTTGGTCTAGATTTACCCCTTGAGAGCAAGGATGCAATTCCTGTAGAACAAGATGATACAGAAAAACCGTCCACTCCTTCTGGACGCAGATGGAGGCTGTGGGCTATTCCATTCCGAAGGGTCAAAACACTTGAGCACACCAGCAGTAATTCTTCAAATGAGGAGGAATTTGTTGATTCTGAATCCAGTTTGCATAACTCTCAAGTTGAAGCAACTCCTGAGTCCCCTCAAAAGCAATTTGTAAGGACAAATATTCCCACCACTGAGCAGATAGCATCTCTAAATCTCAAAGATGGCCAAAATGTGATAACTTTCAGTTTCTCTACCAGAGTTTTAGGAACACAACAG GTCGATGCACATATATACTTGTGGAAATGGAATGCACGCATTGTAATTTCTGATGTTGATGGAACTATCACCAA GTCTGATGTTTTAGGTCAGTTTATGCCATTAGTTGGAAAGGATTGGACACAATCTGGGGTGGCTAGATTGTTCTCTGCAATTAAG GAAAATGGATATCAGCTACTGTTTCTGAGTGCACGTGCAATTATACAGGCATACCTCACGAGAAGCTTTTTAAATAATCTAAAACAG GATGGAAAAGCTTTACCCAGTGGACCTGTTGTTATCTCACCTGATGGATTATTTCCTTCATTATTTCGCGAAG TTGTAAGAAGAGCACCGCATGAATTCAAAATTGCCTGTTTAGAG GACATAAAAAAACTATTCCCCCAGGATTACAATCCATTTTATGCGGGTTTTGGAAATAGAGATACAGATGAGCTCAGCTACAGAAAAATTGGGATTCCAAAGGGCAAGATTTTTATAATCAATCCCAAG GGTGAGGTGGCCATCAGCCACCATCGTGCTGGTGATGTGAAGTCGTATACATCTTTACATACTCTTGTCAATGACATGTTTCCTCCAACTTCATTGGTTGAGCAG GAAGACTTTAACTCATGGAACTATTGGAAACTGCCATTGCCAGAAGTTGACCTATAG
- the LOC101313428 gene encoding protein GPR107-like, whose protein sequence is MNPKMTKLPLVAPLLLAVLLALASLAAAEIKSLTISADTRPMILFEKFGFTHTGHVTISVSSVSVTSKIADIDSSRLGFFLLSEESLLQVLVEIQQNPQLCVLDSRYILRLFNFRNLSPPPASTFNHSYPVTAPNEYSLFFANCAPETTVTMDVRTEVYNLDPDGSRDYLSAGLTHLPSLFSVFSVAYLAFLGFWIYLCYSHKLSTHRIHILMGGLLLMKALNLICAAEDKHYVKVTGTAHGWDVLFYIFQFLRVVLLFTVIVLIGTGWSFLKPFLQEKEKKVLMIVIPLQVLANLASVVIGETGPFIKDWVTWNQVFLLVDIICCCAIIFPIVWSIRSLRETSKTDGKAARNLAKLTLFRQFYIVVIGYLYFTRIVVFALKTIAAYKYQWVSNAAEETASLAFYMVMFYMFRPVERNEYFILDEEEEEAAEMALRDEEFEL, encoded by the coding sequence ATGAACCCCAAAATGACGAAACTACCCCTCGTCGCCCCTCTCCTCCTCGCCGTCCTCCTCGCCCTCGCCTCCCTCGCCGCGGCGGAGATCAAGTCCCTCACGATCTCCGCCGACACCCGCCCCATGATCCTCTTCGAGAAATTCGGCTTCACACACACCGGCCACGTCACCATCAGCGTCTCCTCCGTCTCCGTCACCTCCAAGATCGCCGACATCGACTCCTCGCGGCTCGGCTTCTTCCTCCTATCGGAGGAGTCCCTCCTCCAGGTCCTCGTCGAGATCCAGCAGAACCCTCAGCTCTGCGTCCTCGACTCTCGCTACATCCTCCGCCTCTTCAACTTCCGCAACCTCTCGCCGCCGCCGGCCTCCACCTTCAACCACTCCTACCCCGTCACCGCCCCCAACGAGTACTCCCTCTTCTTCGCCAATTGCGCGCCGGAGACCACCGTCACCATGGACGTCCGCACCGAGGTCTACAACCTCGACCCCGACGGTTCTCGTGACTACCTCTCCGCCGGCCTCACCCACCTCCCCTCGCTCTTCTCCGTCTTCTCCGTCGCGTATCTCGCCTTCCTAGGGTTCTGGATCTACCTCTGCTACTCTCACAAGCTCTCGACGCACCGGATCCACATTCTCATGGGGGGACTCCTCCTCATGAAGGCCTTGAATCTCATTTGCGCCGCCGAGGACAAGCACTACGTCAAGGTCACCGGCACGGCGCACGGCTGGGATGTGCTCTTCTACATTTTCCAGTTTCTCCGTGTGGTTCTGTTGTTTACGGTGATCGTGTTGATCGGGACCGGGTGGTCTTTCTTGAAGCCGTTTCTGCAGGAGAAGGAGAAGAAGGTGTTGATGATTGTGATCCCTCTGCAGGTTCTGGCCAATTTGGCTTCGGTTGTGATCGGCGAGACCGGGCCGTTTATTAAAGATTGGGTGACCTGGAACCAGGTGTTCTTGTTGGTTGATATTATCTGCTGCTGTGCTATTATTTTCCCCATTGTGTGGTCGATTCGGTCTTTAAGGGAGACTTCCAAGACCGACGGGAAGGCGGCTAGGAACTTGGCCAAGTTGACTCTTTTTAGGCAGTTCTACATTGTGGTTATTGGGTACTTGTACTTCACAAGGATTGTGGTGTTTGCGCTTAAGACCATTGCGGCTTATAAGTACCAGTGGGTGAGCAATGCCGCAGAGGAGACTGCGAGTCTTGCGTTTTACATGGTCATGTTCTATATGTTCAGGCCGGTGGAGAGGAACGAGTACTTCATTCTTGATGAGGAGGAAGAAGAGGCTGCAGAGATGGCTCTAAGGGACGAAGAGTTTGAGCTTTGA